GAGGCTCATAGTCGCCCACGATCTCTCCTGTGGCGAACATGGGGCGTCTGCGCCTACTACTCTGCTCTTCTGCCATGCGCCCTACTCCCTAGAGGTTAGGCGAGGCCGCGGAGCCTAGTTAACGCTGTCCCGGCGCGGCATCGGGTACTGGTCTAGCACTGCGCCATATCGTCTCCAGCCTCCGCTTGAGCGCGTCCGCGAACTCGCGGTTAGTTATGGCCACAGCTACCACGTTGCCCCCGCGGCCCGGCACGCCTATGACCACTGTGTCGCAGACGACCATCATGTCGAGGAGTACCGCGTCCGAGGCGCGCAGCTCGACGCCCGGTATGCTGGCCACGGTTCTTAGCACGTGCTCCGGGACAGCAGCGCCAGTGTAGAGAATCACGCGTGCACCACGCCCGTCTAGCACCTCTAGGAGCCGGCTAAGAGCCGGCAGTAGCTCCTCGGCTTTCTCCGCCGCCTTGTAGGCGAGCACCCAGGGCTTCTCGCTGCACTCCTGCAGAGCTGCCATGGCGGCGGCGAGGGCCCGGGAGAGCCCCTCTTCTACCGCCACGTGCTCCCTCGCCGTGGATGTGGCGTGCCTCTCTAGCTCCTGTGCCAGCGCCCTTAGCTCGTCGGCGCGTAGCCTCGCCTCTACGATGAGCCTCTCAGCCTCAGCGCCGAGAGCCCTGGCGGGCGGTGTTGCCTTGTAGCCCTCGCCTGTCTGCACGACTAGGCCGCGGCGCTGGAGGCTCCGCAGCACATCGTAGATCCTCTGGGGCGGCACGCCCGCTTCCTCCGCTATCTCTCTTGGCCTAGATGCGCCCCCTAGCACGGCTAGGTAGACTCGGGCCTCGTACCCGCTGAGGCCTAGGAGCCTTCTCAGCCTCTCCTCTAGCCCCTCCCCCGCCAACGCTGCTCCCGCTACACCTTCTGGGATTGTCCCCCGGGCCCGGGAGCATGCCGGGGTAAGGATTGAATAGCGTAGCCCTGCCTCCCCGGCCAGGGTAGGCCGGCTTCCCCAGGCTAAGGCGTCCCCGCTACGCCGAGACCAGGATACGCGTCGGGGAAGGCTGTATGTCCGCGTCAAGGCCGCGGGTCGGGGCTAGGAGGCTAGTACTCGTCGACGTGCATGCCCGGAGTGCTAGCGAGGCGCTGGCGGCGGGCGAGCTGGCAGCAGAGCACGCTATGAGGAGTAAGCAGCCCCACGCGGTGGTGCTCGAGTGGCCCGAGGAGGCTGTAGTTTACGGGCTCTACGAGGCCGTGTCGGGCAGGGACGATACAGCGGTCTACCGGAGGATAACCGGGGGCAGAAAGGCCTTTATGGCGCCCGGCATGGCGTATGCCGCCGCCGCACTGCCCTGGAGGAAGAGCCTCGAAGGGCTAGCAAGTGTAGCGCTCGGCATTGCTAGCTGCGCCGGCGGGGTCTACGGAGTCACAGTGCTCGGCGAGACCGGGTACATGGAGGTCCTCGGAGCCCGTAGCGTGGAGGAGGCGCGTCAGTGCCTCCTAGAGGTGCTAGGCGTAGGGAAGACAGTGAAGATGCATGTACCTCGTGCGAGCCTCGTGGAGCTAGCCACACTCTTCGAGTCACAGCAGTGGCGCGAGTACAGCTACCACCGGGGGGATGCGGAGGCCGAGCGGAGGAGAGAAGGCGGCTACTGGGTACGCGTAAGCATAGAGACTACCGATGGCTATGTGACGGGCTACTGGCTTACTGGGGTCTTCTTCTCAGCGCCGCCTACAGAGGTCTATAACGTGCTCAACGGCCTCCGGGGGACCCGGTTCCACGAGCTCATGCTCTACAATGTGGAGCTCGCCGTGGAGAAGCGTATACAGTTCCTAGGCATAACTGGCGAGGACTTCATGTCCGTTATACGCGAGCTTTACGAGGCTGTCGGTGTACGCTACTATAGTGTCTAAGCTGGCCAGCATGCCAGCTCTCCCGGGGCATACTACCCGCCTGGGCGGCCGGGCTACGTGTTATATACACACCCACAGCTGCCACCACCACTGGGTGGTGGTTCTCTGCCCGGCCGTAGGCCCTACCTGCCCCGGGGCCTCCGGAGCTACCTCGAGGAGCCCCGCATACAAGCACTCCTCGACATCGCAGGCGAGCTGGGCTACGCTAGGCCCCTAGAGCGGGTCCTCGAGGGTAAGCCTTCTGTGCGCGACGTTGTGGAGCTCTACCGTATGCCCCTATGGCTCCTGGGCGCCCTCGCACGCGCTGTGACCGACGCCATCACTGGCCGGCGCGTAGGCTACGTGGTCAACATGATTCTGAACTACACGAACATCTGCGTGGTGAACTGTAGGTTTTGCGCGTTCCGCCGCAGCCCCGGCGCCGAGGACGCCTACCGTCTGGACGCTTCCCAGGCTGTCGCGTCCGTGGTGGAGCACTGGGAGAAGTACCGTATACGCCAGGTGCTGTTCCAGGGCGGGGTAGACCCCTCCATACCCCTGGAGTACTTCGAGGAGGTATTCCGGGGCATCAAGGCTAGGACCCGTGGCGAGGTGGCCGTCCACGGCCTCAGCGCCGTGGAGATAGACTGGTACTCGCGGGTCAACCGTCTCAGCGTGAGGGAGCTCGTCTCCAGGCTGGCCGAGGCAGGGCTGGACAGCGTGCCCGGTGCTGGCGCGGAGATACTGAGCCAGAGGGTCCGGGGGCTGATCTCCCCCTTCAAGACGAGTGCGGAGCGCTGGCTCGAGGTCATGGACGAGATAATGAGCTTGGGGCTCCCCGTGAGCACCACTATGATGTATGGTCACGTGGAGACGCTATGGGAGCGTGCTGAGCACCTCCTCTCGCTACTCCAGCTGCAGAGGCGCAGGGGCCTCATCATGGCCTTCATCGCGTGGAACTTCGAGCCAGGCAACACCGAGCTCCGTGGCAGCGTGCCCTACCCGGCTGGGGGCACCGAGCTCCTTCGCAGCGTGGCCGTGGCTAGGCTCGTGTTCCGCCACGAAATACCCTGGATACAGGCCGGCTGGCTCACAGCCGGTACCCGGCTAGGCCAGGTCTCGCTGGACTACGGGGCCAACGACTGGGGCGGCACACTCTACGGCGAGAAGGTGCTACCAGCCGCCGGGGTGCCGCTGCCACTCCTCGTCCGCAGGAGCATAGAGCGCGTGATAGGGGGCGCGGGCTACGAGCCCTACGAGCGCGACAACTGGTACTACCCGGTCGAGGCCACAGCGCCCCGCATAGCAGCTGGGGCCGGGGGTGCAGCAGGGTGAAGCCGCGCCCGGAGCCGCCCCGGTGGCTCGAAAGGCTGGCCGCCGAGTCCGGGTCACCGGCCCTGGAGAAGGCTATACACGGGGACCGCCTCGAGCCCCCTGCGATAGAGGAGCTGCTAGTGAAGACGCCCTTCCACGCCCTAGCCGCGGCCGCCGACTACTACGCGCGCGCCGTGAAGCAGGGCCGGGGCAGCTTCGTGGTCAACCTCTACCTGACGTACACTAATGTCTGTGAGACCCGGTGCAGCTTCTGCGCCTTCTACCGAGCCCCCGGGAGCCCAGACGCGTACATACGGGAGCCCCGTGAGCTCGCCGAGGCAGCACGCCGCGCCGTGGAGGAGCACGGTGTGCGGGAGATACACCTGGTCGGCGGGAACAACCCCGACCTGCCGTTCAGCTACTACGAGGAGCTAGTCTCCTCGATCAAGCAGGCCGCGCCCAGGGCCATATTGAAGGCCTTCACCGCGGAGGAGATATGGTTCATCGCCCGCGTCACGGGGCAGCGCGTACGGGAGGTGCTCGAGAGGCTACACGAGCTCGGGCTCGACGCGCTATCAGGCGGCGGCACCGAGGTCCTCGACGAGGAGCTCCAGCGCCTAATCGCGCCGCGCAAGATACCCCCGGAGGAGTACCTACGCGTCCACGAGGAGGCCCACCGGCTGGGGATAAGGAGCAACGTTATACTGATGTACGGCCACGTCGAGGAGCCTATCAGCGTCGCGCGGCACCTCTACCGGGTAAGAATGCTCGAGGAACGCGCCCCCGGCTTCATATCCTTCATACCCGTCCGGTTCAACCCCGGCAGCACGCCGCTCGGCAGGTCCCGGCTCTACCGTGAGCGGGCCCGGCTCGACGGCCAGTACGACCTCCGCATAGTCGCCGCTGCTAGGCTAGCACTGCTCGGGGCCGTGGACAACATAGTCGCCTACTGGGTGAGCATGGGGGACAAGCTCGCGCAGGCAGCCCTAGCACACGGGGCGAACGACCTCGGCGGCACGTTCTACCGGGAGGCCGTGATCTCGGCTGCTGGGGGCGGCCCCGGCGGCAAGGAGCCCAGGGAGCTCGCATACATGCTCCGGCAGGCAGGCTGGAGCCCCTGGATGCGCGACACCTTCTACAACTACCTGGAGAGAATAGACGTAGCAGAGCCCCCGTGGCTACAGTAGACGCTCAAACCGTGACGCGCGGGGGACAGAAGAGTTGCCCGTGTATGCTGCGCCAGGCTACCAGTACGCCGCGCCTCTGCGCAGATGGCTAGTGTCGCGGGGCTTCGCCGTCCACGTCGCCCCACCGCCGGAAACGCTCCCACTGCTCAGGGAGGGAGTAGCCGACGCTGGGCTAGCGCCACTAGGCCTGATAGCAGCGAGCACCGAGCTGCAGGCATGCCCCGGCCCAATGGTGTACAGCGAACGTGAGACGATGAGTGTTCTCCTGGTCTCAAAGAAGCCGCTAACACTACGAGGCTGCGACATGATAGCCGTGACCGGCGAGACCCGGACTAGCATCCTCTACCTCACGCTCGTGCTGAGGGAGCTGGGGCTCCAGCCCCGCCTGCTCCGGCTGAGCGCACGGAACGCGTGGATGCTTCTACGCGCCGCTCCGTGTGCCCTAGTCATAGGCGATGAGGCTCTCAGCGCTCTCGCCCAGGGGCTCCACGTGGTAGCCGACATGGGCGTGCTCGTGCGCGACGTCCTGGGCATAACCCCGGTCTACGCTGCTACGGCCGTGGCCAGGGGCAGGAGCTGCCCCAGGGGCATAGATACGCCGCCCTGGCCCCGGGCGCAGCGCCGCGACGTAGAGGCTACAGCTATGGCTACCGGGCTGCCGCGCCGCCTAGCAGACATATACCACCGCGCTCTGCTGCGCCTCGACTACAACCCGGCCTTCCTGAAGGCCGCGCTACGTGTCCTCCGCGAGGCCGTCTCCCATGGAGCCTCCGGCGGGCTCCCGCCCGAGAGGAGGGCTGAGGAGGCCTCATGCTGGTAGCATGGCCCCGGGACACTTGTAGCCCACACTGATACCGGGAAACAGCTTTTCTAACGATAAATCGGCATTAGTTGTTTACGCGAAGGGTCAAAATATCCCCCCTTAGTCGCTTACACGCGGTGCCCGCTGTGGAGTTCAAGCTGCTCCGTATAGACCTATGGAACCAGAAGGTGCGCGAGGAGAAGATCGACGAGAAGATTCTCCGAAAGTTCCTCGGCGGACGCGGCCTCGGCGCCTACCTAGCCCTCCGCGAGATACCGCCCGGCGCGGACCCCCTAGGGCCGGAGAACAGGCTCTACATCCTTACCGGCCCTATCACCGGCACAGCCGCTATCGAGAGCGGCCGCTACCACGCCGTGGCTAAGAGCCCGCTCACCGGTATCCTCGGCGACTCCAACTCGGGCGGCCAGTTCGGCCCCTGGCTACGCTTCGCCGGGTACGACGGCATCGTCCTCGAGGGCATGAGCGAGGAGCCTGTATGGATAAGCATAATCGACGGCGAGGTCAAGTTCCACGACGCCCGCAGCCTCTGGGGCAAGGGCGTAATATACACGGAGAGGATTATACGCGAGAACGTGGGCATAACCAAGGAGGACCTCGGCAGTGTCCTAGCCATAGGACCCGCCGGCGAGAACCTCTCGAAGATCTCGGCTATAATGAACGACCGCTACCGCGCAGCGGGCCGCACCGGCCTAGGCGCAGTGATGGGTAGCAAGCGCGTCAAGGCTATATTCGCCTACGGTAAGAGGCAGATCGAGCTCTACGACCGCCAGAAGTTCTTCGAGGCCGCCAAGAAGCTCATGAAGAAGATACAGGAGCACAGCATCAGCCAGGCACTAGGCAAGTACGGGACCGCCGTGCTGGTCAACATTATCAACGAGCACGGCGGCTTCCCGACCAAGAATTGGACACGTGGCACCTTCGAGAAGGCCTACGAGATAAGCGGCGAGTACCTCGCAGAGAAGTACCTCAAGACCAACAAGGGCTGCTGGGGCTGTATCATACGCTGTGCACGCGTAGCCGAGGTGAAGAGCGGCCCATACCGCACCCCCGTCAGCGAGGGCCCAGAGTACGAGACAATCTGGGCCAACGGCGGCAACACGATGATAGGCAACATGGAGGCGCTTATCAAGATAAACTACCTGCTCAACGACCTAGGCTTCGACACCATAAGCTTCGGCAACACAGCCGCCACGCTCATGGAGCTCTACGAGAAGGCACAGAAAGGCGAGTTGCCAGAAGACAAGGCCAAGAAGCTCCTCAGCCTCCTAGGCGACATCGAGCCCACATGGGGCAACGCTGACGCCGTCA
The window above is part of the Pyrodictium abyssi genome. Proteins encoded here:
- a CDS encoding TrmB family transcriptional regulator, which produces MAGEGLEERLRRLLGLSGYEARVYLAVLGGASRPREIAEEAGVPPQRIYDVLRSLQRRGLVVQTGEGYKATPPARALGAEAERLIVEARLRADELRALAQELERHATSTAREHVAVEEGLSRALAAAMAALQECSEKPWVLAYKAAEKAEELLPALSRLLEVLDGRGARVILYTGAAVPEHVLRTVASIPGVELRASDAVLLDMMVVCDTVVIGVPGRGGNVVAVAITNREFADALKRRLETIWRSARPVPDAAPGQR
- a CDS encoding CofH family radical SAM protein, with the translated sequence MLYTHPQLPPPLGGGSLPGRRPYLPRGLRSYLEEPRIQALLDIAGELGYARPLERVLEGKPSVRDVVELYRMPLWLLGALARAVTDAITGRRVGYVVNMILNYTNICVVNCRFCAFRRSPGAEDAYRLDASQAVASVVEHWEKYRIRQVLFQGGVDPSIPLEYFEEVFRGIKARTRGEVAVHGLSAVEIDWYSRVNRLSVRELVSRLAEAGLDSVPGAGAEILSQRVRGLISPFKTSAERWLEVMDEIMSLGLPVSTTMMYGHVETLWERAEHLLSLLQLQRRRGLIMAFIAWNFEPGNTELRGSVPYPAGGTELLRSVAVARLVFRHEIPWIQAGWLTAGTRLGQVSLDYGANDWGGTLYGEKVLPAAGVPLPLLVRRSIERVIGGAGYEPYERDNWYYPVEATAPRIAAGAGGAAG
- a CDS encoding radical SAM protein, with the translated sequence MKPRPEPPRWLERLAAESGSPALEKAIHGDRLEPPAIEELLVKTPFHALAAAADYYARAVKQGRGSFVVNLYLTYTNVCETRCSFCAFYRAPGSPDAYIREPRELAEAARRAVEEHGVREIHLVGGNNPDLPFSYYEELVSSIKQAAPRAILKAFTAEEIWFIARVTGQRVREVLERLHELGLDALSGGGTEVLDEELQRLIAPRKIPPEEYLRVHEEAHRLGIRSNVILMYGHVEEPISVARHLYRVRMLEERAPGFISFIPVRFNPGSTPLGRSRLYRERARLDGQYDLRIVAAARLALLGAVDNIVAYWVSMGDKLAQAALAHGANDLGGTFYREAVISAAGGGPGGKEPRELAYMLRQAGWSPWMRDTFYNYLERIDVAEPPWLQ
- a CDS encoding MqnA/MqnD/SBP family protein, translating into MYAAPGYQYAAPLRRWLVSRGFAVHVAPPPETLPLLREGVADAGLAPLGLIAASTELQACPGPMVYSERETMSVLLVSKKPLTLRGCDMIAVTGETRTSILYLTLVLRELGLQPRLLRLSARNAWMLLRAAPCALVIGDEALSALAQGLHVVADMGVLVRDVLGITPVYAATAVARGRSCPRGIDTPPWPRAQRRDVEATAMATGLPRRLADIYHRALLRLDYNPAFLKAALRVLREAVSHGASGGLPPERRAEEASCW
- a CDS encoding aldehyde ferredoxin oxidoreductase family protein, with the protein product MEFKLLRIDLWNQKVREEKIDEKILRKFLGGRGLGAYLALREIPPGADPLGPENRLYILTGPITGTAAIESGRYHAVAKSPLTGILGDSNSGGQFGPWLRFAGYDGIVLEGMSEEPVWISIIDGEVKFHDARSLWGKGVIYTERIIRENVGITKEDLGSVLAIGPAGENLSKISAIMNDRYRAAGRTGLGAVMGSKRVKAIFAYGKRQIELYDRQKFFEAAKKLMKKIQEHSISQALGKYGTAVLVNIINEHGGFPTKNWTRGTFEKAYEISGEYLAEKYLKTNKGCWGCIIRCARVAEVKSGPYRTPVSEGPEYETIWANGGNTMIGNMEALIKINYLLNDLGFDTISFGNTAATLMELYEKAQKGELPEDKAKKLLSLLGDIEPTWGNADAVIQLIWRTAYRDGIGDYTAEGAARLAEAFGSPDSAVHVRGLELPAYDPRAINSMALSYATSNRGGCHLRAYAVSFDVLGVPKKFDPLKVDLEKVKLIKFQQEHFAVIDSLVVCKFNTFADSPEDYVPLLQAAMGWEDLTTEELLTIGERIYNVERLFAVREGHGYKDYLPKRLVEEPLPDGPAKGKTAKEAIEKYLPEYYKLRGWEDGKPLPETLKRLGLEEFLYIVS